The genomic window TTGACGGAAAAGACGACAAAGAGATACAACGAAATCAACTGATTGCCATCGTGTTGATGGTCGCGCTGGTATTGATCTGGACTCAATTTTTTCTGCCGAAACCGGCGCCTCGGCCCGAACCGACTGAGACGGTCATTGACCTGAGCGAGGGCGAATCGAAAGCAGAGGAGCGGAGCCCCTTTGATCGGGAAACACCGCGGCCGACAACTGTTGACGAGGATAGTCCCGCCGGCGCGGTAGCCCTGCCGCCTGTCGACGAAGCTGATGAAGACGACGGGGCGGAAATCATCTTGGAGAATGCGCATCTCGAGTTGGTCTTTACCCCCGTAGGCGCACGTCTTAAACAGGCGACGGTACGTTTGGGTCAAGACGGAGCCGATTCCATTCAGCTGGTTCCGCAAAGCGAATTGTTGAGCGACGGTGAATCCGAATATCCCTTGGCGCTTTTCTTCACCGATACCAACTTGGGCGACGCCCTCAATTATCGGCGCTGGAGTGTCGGTCCCGCTGCGGATGCCAATACCGTCTCCTTCCAGTTGGAAATCCCTGATTATGTGCGGCTGGAAAAGACCTTCAGGCTTCGGGAAGATGCCCATGTGGTAGACGTGAGCGTGCGGTATACGAATCTGTCCGAGGAAAAACGGCTGCTCGGATTGGATCGCGATGAACCCGCTCTTTCGCTGTATTGGGGGCCCAACGTAAGCAGCGGCGACCTGAGAAAAGGCGCCCAACAGAATGTGGTGTGGCGCAAGGATGACGCCAACAGTTATCACCCCACGGCGAAGTTTAAACTGACGAACACGCGCGCATGGTATAACGACCGCGTTCTGGATCCGGACTGGGCAGCCGTTTGCAGTGCCTATTTTACGGTGGCGATTAAGCCTGATTTCGCACAGGCCGACGCATGGTATCACGGCACGCAGCAAGATTTTCGCTTGGGCGTGGGCGCGCCGCGCACGGAAGTGGAACCCGGTGAAGACGTCGTCTTCGACTATGAGGCGTATATCGGGCCTCGGGGCCGCGAATCATTGGAAGCCGCCTGGCCCACCCTTGATACGGCGCTGTCCTTTTTCACTTCCGTAAAAATCATGGACCAGTTCGCCAAGCTGCTCTTGGCTATTCTCGTCTGGTTCCATGCGCATGCCATCGCCAACTATGGGCTTGCTATCATTTTCCTTACCATTTTAGTACGGATGGCCATGTTCCCGCTAACGTGGAAGAGTATGCTGAGCATGCGCAAAATGTCGCTGCTCGCACCTGAGATAGAAAAGCTGAAAGAAGAATGCAAA from Candidatus Hydrogenedentota bacterium includes these protein-coding regions:
- the yidC gene encoding membrane protein insertase YidC; its protein translation is MFDGKDDKEIQRNQLIAIVLMVALVLIWTQFFLPKPAPRPEPTETVIDLSEGESKAEERSPFDRETPRPTTVDEDSPAGAVALPPVDEADEDDGAEIILENAHLELVFTPVGARLKQATVRLGQDGADSIQLVPQSELLSDGESEYPLALFFTDTNLGDALNYRRWSVGPAADANTVSFQLEIPDYVRLEKTFRLREDAHVVDVSVRYTNLSEEKRLLGLDRDEPALSLYWGPNVSSGDLRKGAQQNVVWRKDDANSYHPTAKFKLTNTRAWYNDRVLDPDWAAVCSAYFTVAIKPDFAQADAWYHGTQQDFRLGVGAPRTEVEPGEDVVFDYEAYIGPRGRESLEAAWPTLDTALSFFTSVKIMDQFAKLLLAILVWFHAHAIANYGLAIIFLTILVRMAMFPLTWKSMLSMRKMSLLAPEIEKLKEECKDDQQEFQKRTMTLYRERGVSPLGGCLPMLLQMPVFIALYRMLWSAFELRRAPFFLWIQDLSEPDHLMTLPFDIPIPFANAPLNSINLLPLLMALSMVASQKLMPMSGPVQTQQQKTMMTIMPIFFAVITYNMASGLNLYILVSTLLGIAQNYIIRGIPVDADSVKPKKKKPAKPRHFYDVARAKQREINKEVRKQKQRGRRRKDSKKH